In Rhizobium oryzihabitans, one DNA window encodes the following:
- a CDS encoding ABC transporter ATP-binding protein, with translation MKTTPVLSVRNLTISFLVDDAWKSVVRNVSFDVAPGETVAIVGESGSGKSVTSLSIMRLLSPNSSRIEGEVLLNGRNLLALSEREMRGVRGNDISMIFQEPMTSLNPIFTIGRQISEVLIRHKGLSKQQARAETVRLLEKVRIPNAAGRFDEYPHQFSGGMRQRVMIAMALASRPKLLIADEPTTALDVTIQGQILDLIKLLQEEEGMSVLFITHDMGVVAEIADRTIVMFRGDEVETGPTGDIFERGKHPYTRALLSAVPKLGSMRDRQWPTRFPVLDMKTGLSTEPVEVAETVASGQTPVLSVKNLVTRFPIRSGLWARQTGAVHAVENVSFDLFQGETLALVGESGCGKSTTGRSIMRLVEPSGGEVSLDGYDVMRLDTVGLRNMRKSVQMIFQDPFSSLNPRMTVGTAISEPFIKHKLGTTKQAKEKTADLLEKVGLAADMASRYPHEFSGGQRQRIAIARALALDPKVIVADESVSALDVSIKAQVCNLLLDLQQSLNLAFLFISHDMAVVERVSHRVAVMYLGEIVEIGPRAAVFDNPQHAYTKKLMAAVPVPDPARRGIRRGISNDELKSPIRAMGYEVPERNYRTVSPGHLVQVG, from the coding sequence ATGAAGACGACACCTGTCCTCTCCGTTCGAAACCTGACCATCTCTTTCCTTGTCGATGATGCGTGGAAGAGCGTTGTGCGCAACGTCTCCTTCGATGTCGCTCCGGGTGAAACCGTCGCCATTGTCGGCGAGTCCGGATCCGGCAAATCCGTCACCTCGCTGTCAATCATGCGCCTGCTTAGCCCCAATTCAAGCCGGATCGAGGGTGAAGTTCTCTTGAACGGGCGCAATCTTCTGGCGCTTTCCGAGAGGGAAATGCGGGGCGTGCGTGGCAACGACATCTCGATGATCTTTCAGGAGCCGATGACGTCGCTCAATCCGATCTTCACGATCGGCCGCCAGATTTCCGAGGTCCTCATCCGGCACAAGGGCCTTTCGAAGCAGCAGGCAAGGGCAGAGACCGTCCGGCTTCTGGAAAAGGTTCGCATTCCCAACGCGGCCGGTCGCTTCGATGAATATCCGCATCAGTTTTCCGGTGGCATGCGCCAGCGCGTGATGATCGCCATGGCGCTCGCCTCGCGGCCGAAACTGCTGATCGCCGACGAACCCACAACCGCGCTCGACGTCACCATTCAGGGCCAGATTCTCGACCTGATCAAGCTGCTTCAGGAAGAGGAGGGCATGTCCGTCCTCTTCATCACCCATGACATGGGCGTGGTGGCGGAGATCGCCGACCGCACCATCGTCATGTTCCGGGGCGACGAGGTTGAGACCGGACCGACCGGGGATATATTCGAGCGCGGCAAGCATCCCTATACGCGGGCGCTGCTTTCGGCGGTGCCGAAGCTCGGCTCCATGCGCGACCGGCAATGGCCGACGCGCTTTCCGGTCCTCGACATGAAAACCGGCCTGTCGACCGAGCCGGTGGAAGTGGCCGAGACGGTTGCGAGCGGCCAGACGCCGGTCCTGTCGGTCAAGAACCTCGTGACACGTTTTCCCATCCGTTCCGGCCTGTGGGCGCGCCAGACGGGCGCGGTTCACGCCGTCGAAAACGTCTCCTTCGACCTGTTTCAGGGCGAAACGCTCGCGCTTGTCGGCGAGTCCGGTTGCGGAAAATCGACCACCGGCCGCTCGATCATGCGCCTTGTGGAGCCTTCGGGCGGCGAGGTTTCGCTCGACGGTTACGATGTCATGCGGCTTGATACGGTCGGTCTGCGCAATATGCGCAAGTCCGTGCAGATGATCTTTCAGGACCCGTTCTCGTCGCTTAATCCGCGCATGACGGTGGGGACCGCGATTTCCGAACCCTTCATCAAACACAAACTGGGCACCACGAAACAGGCAAAGGAAAAGACCGCCGATCTCCTCGAAAAGGTTGGTCTGGCTGCCGATATGGCCAGCCGTTACCCGCATGAATTCTCCGGCGGCCAGCGCCAGCGTATCGCAATCGCCCGTGCGCTTGCCCTTGATCCGAAGGTCATCGTCGCCGATGAAAGCGTGTCGGCGCTCGATGTCTCGATCAAGGCGCAGGTCTGCAACCTGTTGCTCGACCTTCAGCAGAGCCTCAATCTGGCCTTCCTGTTCATCTCCCATGACATGGCGGTGGTGGAGCGCGTCAGCCACCGGGTGGCTGTGATGTATCTCGGCGAAATTGTCGAAATCGGCCCGCGCGCGGCCGTCTTCGACAATCCGCAACATGCCTATACGAAGAAACTCATGGCGGCGGTGCCGGTGCCTGATCCGGCGCGGCGCGGGATAAGACGCGGCATATCCAATGACGAGCTGAAAAGTCCGATACGGGCAATGGGTTATGAGGTGCCTGAGCGGAACTACAGGACGGTTTCACCTGGCCATCTGGTTCAGGTGGGGTAA
- a CDS encoding gamma-glutamyltransferase family protein, translating to MTEFTTRPEILGTFGVVTSTHWIASSVGMAILEKGGNAFDAAVATGFVLQIVEPHLCGPGGDMPAVFYSKKKDKVEVICAQGPAPSGATIEHYTSEGLKLIPGDGLLATVIPGAFDGWMLMLRDYGTMSVREVLEPAIYYAEYGHPTLPRVSATIKGLAEFFEKEWPTSYETWLPGGAAPEPHALFRNPVLAETYKRIVTESEARSGRENQIEAARDAFYRGFVAEAIDTYVKTAEVMDASGTRHRGVLTAQDMADWSATIEAPQTLDYHDWTIAKTPAWGQGPVLLQSLALLKGFDLAAMDPSGPDFIHTIVEAMKLAFADREVYYGDPEFGQIPTEYLLSEGYNAGRRKLIGSEASLELRPGTVPGYEKQVDATMAMLAEMSGKGAVYEPTMSHLTEKRGDTVHIDVIDRWGNMVSTTPSGGWLQSSPIVPGLGFALNSRAQMFWLKEGLPTSLAPGKRPRTTLTPSLALHQGRPSMVFGTPGGDQQDQWQLPFFLRYAHHGKNLQAAIDMPLFHTSHFPGSFYPRTSSPGEIMVESTAGDITLQELRRRGHKVTVADAWSVGRLTAARRDADGLLRAAATPRLMQAYAVGR from the coding sequence ATGACCGAATTCACCACACGCCCCGAAATTCTCGGCACATTCGGCGTCGTCACGTCGACGCACTGGATCGCATCGTCGGTGGGCATGGCAATCCTCGAAAAGGGGGGCAATGCCTTCGACGCGGCGGTCGCCACCGGCTTCGTGCTACAGATCGTCGAACCGCATCTCTGCGGTCCGGGCGGCGACATGCCTGCGGTCTTTTATTCGAAGAAGAAGGACAAGGTCGAAGTCATCTGCGCGCAGGGTCCTGCTCCGAGCGGCGCGACGATCGAACATTATACATCCGAGGGGCTGAAGCTGATCCCCGGCGACGGGCTGCTCGCAACCGTCATTCCCGGAGCCTTCGACGGCTGGATGCTGATGCTGCGCGACTACGGCACGATGAGCGTCCGCGAGGTGCTGGAGCCCGCCATCTATTATGCCGAATACGGACATCCGACCCTGCCGCGCGTTTCTGCCACCATCAAGGGGCTTGCGGAATTCTTCGAGAAGGAATGGCCGACATCCTACGAGACCTGGCTGCCGGGCGGTGCCGCACCCGAACCGCATGCCCTTTTCCGGAACCCGGTTCTTGCGGAAACCTACAAGCGGATCGTCACTGAATCCGAAGCGCGTTCGGGTCGCGAGAACCAGATCGAAGCGGCGCGTGATGCCTTCTACCGGGGTTTCGTAGCGGAAGCTATCGACACATACGTAAAGACCGCCGAAGTCATGGATGCAAGCGGCACCAGGCACAGGGGCGTGCTGACGGCGCAGGACATGGCGGACTGGAGCGCGACCATCGAGGCGCCGCAGACGCTCGATTATCATGACTGGACGATTGCCAAGACGCCCGCATGGGGGCAGGGACCGGTTCTGTTGCAGTCGCTCGCCCTCTTGAAAGGCTTCGATCTCGCGGCCATGGACCCGTCCGGTCCCGATTTCATCCACACGATTGTTGAAGCCATGAAGCTCGCCTTTGCCGACCGTGAGGTCTATTACGGCGATCCGGAATTCGGCCAGATTCCGACGGAATATCTTCTCTCCGAGGGCTACAATGCCGGGCGTCGTAAACTGATCGGCAGCGAGGCATCGCTCGAGCTGCGTCCCGGCACCGTACCGGGTTACGAAAAGCAGGTGGATGCCACCATGGCGATGCTGGCCGAGATGAGCGGCAAGGGCGCGGTTTACGAACCGACCATGTCGCATCTGACGGAAAAGCGCGGTGATACGGTGCATATCGACGTCATCGACCGCTGGGGCAACATGGTTTCCACCACGCCGTCGGGCGGCTGGCTGCAATCCTCGCCCATCGTGCCGGGCCTTGGTTTCGCGCTCAATTCCCGCGCCCAGATGTTCTGGCTGAAGGAAGGCCTGCCGACTTCGCTTGCTCCGGGAAAACGCCCGCGCACGACGCTGACGCCATCGCTTGCGCTGCATCAGGGACGTCCTTCCATGGTCTTCGGCACGCCGGGCGGCGACCAGCAGGACCAATGGCAGCTGCCTTTCTTCCTGCGATATGCGCATCACGGCAAGAACCTGCAGGCGGCCATCGACATGCCGCTTTTCCACACTTCGCATTTTCCGGGCTCGTTTTATCCGCGCACCAGCTCGCCGGGCGAAATCATGGTGGAAAGCACAGCGGGTGACATCACGCTGCAGGAGCTTCGCCGCCGTGGCCACAAGGTCACCGTTGCCGATGCCTGGTCGGTAGGGCGCCTGACCGCCGCGCGACGGGATGCCGACGGCCTGCTGCGGGCCGCGGCAACGCCGCGACTGATGCAGGCCTATGCGGTGGGGCGATAA
- a CDS encoding ABC transporter permease, translating into MTALDQNLSVPVPRQESRAWKKMKRNKSALAGLIIVLFFTVLAVAAPILPIADPIATSWSAIRKAPSAAHWLGTDDLGRDILSRMIYGARASLMAGVVSVMIAVVIGVPFGLISGYFGGWVDMVISRITEALLAMPFLIMAIALAAFLGPSLTNAMIAIGLSAMPIFVRLTRGQVLAVKMEDYVEGARSIGLNHFDIMTRYILPNVFAPIIVQATLTVATAIIAEASLSFLGLGQQAPAPSWGSMLNTAKNFLSQAPWMTMWPGIAIFLVVIGFNLLGDGLRDALDPREA; encoded by the coding sequence ATGACCGCTCTCGACCAAAACCTGTCCGTACCGGTGCCGAGGCAGGAAAGCCGCGCCTGGAAGAAAATGAAGCGCAACAAATCGGCGCTGGCCGGTCTGATTATCGTGCTTTTCTTCACGGTGCTTGCCGTTGCAGCACCCATCCTGCCGATTGCTGACCCGATTGCGACCAGCTGGTCGGCCATCCGCAAGGCGCCGTCCGCCGCCCATTGGCTTGGCACCGATGACCTCGGCCGCGACATTCTCTCGCGCATGATCTATGGCGCCCGCGCCTCTCTGATGGCCGGCGTCGTTTCCGTCATGATCGCGGTGGTCATCGGCGTGCCGTTCGGGCTGATTTCAGGTTATTTCGGCGGCTGGGTGGATATGGTCATATCGCGCATCACCGAAGCGCTGCTGGCCATGCCTTTCCTCATCATGGCGATTGCCCTTGCCGCCTTCCTCGGCCCGAGCCTTACCAATGCGATGATCGCCATCGGGCTTTCCGCCATGCCGATTTTCGTGCGGCTGACCCGCGGCCAGGTGCTGGCGGTCAAGATGGAAGACTATGTCGAGGGGGCAAGGTCGATTGGCCTCAACCACTTCGACATCATGACGCGCTACATTCTGCCGAATGTCTTTGCCCCCATCATCGTGCAGGCAACCTTGACGGTTGCGACCGCCATCATCGCGGAAGCGAGCCTTTCCTTCCTCGGCCTTGGCCAGCAGGCACCGGCGCCGTCGTGGGGTTCGATGCTGAACACGGCAAAAAATTTCCTGAGTCAGGCGCCATGGATGACGATGTGGCCCGGCATTGCAATTTTCCTCGTCGTCATAGGCTTCAATCTCCTCGGCGACGGCCTGCGTGACGCGCTCGATCCGCGCGAAGCATGA
- a CDS encoding ABC transporter substrate-binding protein: MKKIYTLTAALLASAFLTAPAMASELRIGLNDDADVLDPAQSRTFVGRIVYTAMCDKLVDISQDMKIVPQLATEWAWSEGGKVLTMKIRDGVKFHDGETLDAAAVVATIERNMTLPESRRKSELSSVEKVEATGPLEVKFTLKTPDVTLLAQLSDRAGMIVAPKAAKELGANFGSKPVCAGPFKFVERIQQDRIVLEKFADYWDKDKIKVDKIVYLPIPDTTVKLANLRSGDLDIAERISASDAESVKNDANLTYADVIGPGYMAMYVNINNGPRADNPLGKDKRLRQAFSYAIDREAIGQIVFEGTSKAGNQSFPPTSPWFNQNLAVPPRDIDKAKQLMKEAGYETLDVELQHANNTTQTQMMQVIQSMVAEAGFNVTLKATEFATLLSEQTAGNYQLSRSDWSGRIDPDGNLHQFVTCKGGINDVKYCNPEVDKLLNEARASTEDAVRKEKYDAASVILNDDMPIIYLGHQPYAYAISKKVKGWEPSPDGMIRLLGVSKD; this comes from the coding sequence ATGAAGAAGATATACACATTGACTGCGGCCCTGTTGGCCAGTGCGTTCCTGACGGCACCGGCGATGGCCTCCGAATTGCGCATCGGCCTCAACGATGACGCGGATGTACTTGATCCCGCGCAATCGCGCACCTTCGTCGGCCGTATCGTTTACACCGCCATGTGCGACAAGCTGGTCGACATTTCCCAGGACATGAAGATCGTTCCCCAGCTTGCCACAGAATGGGCCTGGTCCGAAGGCGGCAAGGTGCTGACGATGAAGATCCGCGACGGTGTGAAGTTCCACGATGGCGAGACGCTGGATGCAGCCGCTGTCGTCGCCACCATCGAGCGCAACATGACCCTGCCGGAATCCCGCCGCAAGAGCGAGCTTTCTTCGGTCGAGAAGGTTGAGGCCACCGGGCCGCTGGAGGTCAAGTTCACGCTGAAGACGCCTGACGTTACGCTGCTTGCCCAGCTTTCCGACCGCGCCGGCATGATCGTCGCGCCGAAGGCGGCCAAGGAACTGGGCGCGAATTTCGGCTCCAAGCCGGTCTGCGCCGGACCGTTCAAATTTGTCGAGCGCATCCAGCAGGACCGTATCGTGCTCGAAAAATTCGCCGATTATTGGGACAAGGACAAGATCAAGGTCGACAAAATCGTCTATCTGCCGATCCCCGATACCACGGTGAAGCTTGCAAACCTGCGCTCGGGCGATCTTGATATTGCCGAGCGCATCTCGGCATCGGACGCGGAATCCGTGAAGAACGACGCCAACCTGACCTATGCCGACGTGATTGGTCCGGGTTACATGGCCATGTATGTCAACATCAATAATGGTCCGCGTGCGGATAATCCGCTCGGCAAGGACAAGCGCCTGCGTCAGGCTTTCTCTTACGCGATTGACCGCGAAGCGATCGGCCAGATCGTCTTTGAGGGCACTTCCAAGGCCGGCAATCAGTCGTTCCCGCCCACAAGCCCCTGGTTCAACCAGAACCTGGCCGTGCCGCCCCGCGATATCGACAAGGCCAAGCAGCTGATGAAGGAGGCGGGCTACGAGACGCTCGACGTCGAACTTCAGCACGCCAACAACACCACGCAGACGCAGATGATGCAGGTGATCCAGTCCATGGTGGCGGAAGCCGGTTTCAACGTGACCCTGAAGGCCACGGAGTTCGCGACGCTGCTTTCCGAACAGACCGCCGGCAACTACCAGCTCAGCCGTTCCGACTGGTCCGGTCGTATCGATCCCGATGGCAATCTTCACCAGTTTGTCACCTGCAAGGGCGGCATCAACGATGTGAAATATTGCAATCCTGAAGTCGACAAGCTGCTGAATGAAGCACGCGCCTCGACTGAGGATGCGGTCCGCAAGGAAAAATACGATGCGGCAAGCGTCATCCTCAACGATGACATGCCAATCATCTATCTCGGCCACCAGCCCTATGCCTATGCCATCTCCAAGAAGGTCAAGGGCTGGGAGCCATCGCCTGATGGCATGATCCGCCTTCTCGGTGTGAGCAAGGACTAA
- a CDS encoding ABC transporter permease, with the protein MPVYIGKRLLVAIPTLLIISIFVFSLQKLLPGDPVLAMAGEERDPATIEFLREKYRLNDPVPLQYINWLGGVVTGDFGISLRTNQPVLELIGQKLPVTIQLAVMAMFFAMVIGIPIGILAAVKKNTWIDYTANIVALSGLSIPNFWLGIMLILLVSVKLGWLPASGYESIFVDPVRSIETMIMPAFVLGNALAATLMRHTRSAMVAVLSSDYIRTARAKGLSPREIILSHSFRNALLPVITLLALLFGELLAGAVLTEQIFTIPGFGKMTVDAVFTRDYAVVQGIVLCTAVGFILMNLLADIAYVLLNPRLRATI; encoded by the coding sequence ATGCCTGTCTACATCGGCAAGCGACTGCTTGTCGCGATCCCGACGCTTTTGATCATCTCCATCTTCGTCTTCTCGCTGCAGAAACTGCTGCCCGGAGATCCGGTTCTCGCCATGGCGGGTGAGGAGCGAGACCCCGCGACGATCGAATTCCTGCGGGAGAAATATCGACTGAACGACCCGGTGCCGCTCCAGTACATCAACTGGCTGGGTGGCGTGGTGACCGGCGATTTCGGTATTTCGCTGCGGACCAATCAGCCCGTGCTGGAACTGATAGGCCAGAAGCTGCCGGTCACCATTCAGCTCGCGGTCATGGCGATGTTCTTCGCGATGGTCATCGGCATTCCGATCGGCATTCTGGCCGCTGTCAAGAAAAACACATGGATCGATTACACGGCCAATATCGTGGCGCTTTCCGGCCTGTCGATCCCGAATTTCTGGCTCGGCATCATGCTGATCCTGCTGGTGTCGGTCAAACTAGGCTGGCTGCCGGCATCCGGTTATGAATCGATCTTCGTCGACCCCGTCCGCTCCATCGAAACCATGATCATGCCCGCCTTCGTGCTGGGCAATGCGCTTGCGGCAACATTGATGCGTCATACGCGTTCGGCAATGGTCGCGGTGCTGAGCTCGGACTATATCCGCACCGCTCGCGCCAAGGGTCTTTCGCCGCGTGAAATCATCCTGTCGCACAGTTTTCGCAACGCGCTTCTGCCCGTCATCACGCTGCTGGCACTGCTTTTCGGTGAGTTGCTGGCCGGTGCGGTTCTGACGGAGCAGATCTTCACCATTCCCGGCTTCGGCAAGATGACCGTCGATGCGGTCTTCACCCGCGATTACGCCGTCGTCCAGGGCATCGTGCTCTGCACCGCGGTCGGCTTCATCCTCATGAACCTGCTGGCGGACATCGCTTATGTCCTGCTTAACCCTCGCCTCAGGGCGACGATCTGA